CTGGTGTATTGTGACGAAGCCAGTAATAAGCCTCCCTGAAGTCATCAAAGATAATTCTGCTCCCATCACCGCCACGAGCAGACAGCACTATGGAGGGGGAAGAGTAGGCTTCACTGGTTACCCAAGTTGAATGGAAAGTGTAGGTGATCAAGAAGAAAGCCATGACTAGGATCATGCCACTGGCAACCTAGGAGAGCAACAGTCACCATGAAAACATTGATGCACAGAAGTTATGTTCTTTACTTTGGGAAAGATCACCATCTTCTTAACATAATAATTTTTAACTTTCATGCAGAGCTTGTACAGAATCTAActttaaacagaaaaaacatGTTCTCCGTAAGTTACTTAGCGGGTGATTTAGAGATTGTCCAATGCAATTCTCACAATATTCCCTTCCAGTTAAGAGAAGCAACGTAGGACTTCCATTAGTCATATCCTTAACAATCGCTTGAAGAGTGTGATGAAAAGATAATGAACTCACTTCGTTTTTGATCGGGTAAGTAGAATCctgttgcttttttgttttcttgtctGGTCGGCTGATATCTAGATTTTTCATATAAGTTGACAAAACTTGTGAGACTCCAATGCCAGACAGAATACACATAACTGGGGCCAATACCAGCATGAGACGAACCTGTTAAGACAGCAGTACACTGAGCATCTGACTACTATGCAGATAAAACAGAAATTATGGaggcacagagagacagagagagcagaAATAATTAAAGGAGTGATTAAACGATTCAACCAAAAAACAAAAGTATGGATGGCTCTCCAAAACAGTCAGCCAATAACACCTATGTGATTCACTGGGGTGTGAAATCGAAAAGGTAGTCAAATGTGGTACTAGTGTCTCCACCAAAAGAACACTTCATCCTCTCTTCCCAAATGATGTTCTCTCAGTTGAGGTCAAGTAAGAGGATCTATGTTTTATTTTACCCTCTTACACTCATACAACTCTCCTAAACTGGCCAATGCCATGGTAAGTCTACATTCAGTACTCACCATCACAGCAGAGAAGTACATGCTGGTTACACCATACATTATAATAAAAATGCGAGCATCAGATAGGTTGCTGAAACAATAATACAGACCAActgtaagagagagggagagggagagagatgggttAGATGCTATGCAAGCAGACAGTAACGTATAGAAAATTCTTACTCAAACAATGAGTACATAACATGGACATTAGGGACGAACAAAATCAAAAATTCAAAGCACCAATTTGCAAACCCTTCCGAATAGCGGCATCTTCTAACCAACTCTCAGTCTTCTTCACTACATTCCTGAACCGCCTCTCCACAGCAAGATGCTGCTATCATTATCCATTAACTCTCTTTCTGTCTGATAATGGATGCAGTCTGTAAAAAGAAGTCCACTCTTTTCCTGAAGAATGTCAACAGTgtctgcctctttaaaaaagaagagtcaGCTAATCGGCACAAGATGATCACTATGAAAgcgtttaataaataagtaagcaaTACAAACCTGGGAACATGAAAACAAGAAGCTGCAAATCAAAATAGTAAGATGACCACGTAGTAGGCTGGTGCTCAGAGACTGATGCAATGATGGGAATATTATTCTTTGCATACGAAGGATCAAGCAGCGAGTAGAAGCGGCCAGTCCATGGGGAGATTTTTCCTGGCAAAGTTGAGAGAGATCCAAATTCACATAGGGATATTAACAGGCAAAGTTATACTGTATTAATGGGCAGTCAATATCTCAACAAATCTGCAAAACGTGTCATTTTCAATATACATGTTCTATAACTAAAAGTTTCCAAAATTTAGATTTAGAAGTTCAGTTCTGCTAAAAGATAAGTCAAAATCTGATAAAGCTCTAGCaacatttggttttttttatcaaaCCAGTTATTTCTCTTTCCTTGAGAAAGCTCATCACATAAGGAGGTTGATTCTGCTCTCGCTACCCAGAATGCTTCTACTTATCCAGAGCTTTCCAAAGCCTCAAACACCTAACAATTAAGTCCCAGTCCAAGTATGAGATTTCACCAAATAAGCTgatttttttcatgtttttctcTATTGCCACaataaacttgctttaaaaaaagttgttcCCAAGATGTTGAATTCTATGCCCTAAACTCTGTGTATACACAGTAAAACTACTGCATTCTTGCTCACAGCCAAGTAAAActaattttaaatgtttcaacAAAACATGATTCCAAACAAAAACAAGAGAACTTTTCCAGTTGATAAAGATTGTTTCTAGTCCATCACATTAACGTTCCTGTGAAACAGTACAGAAATAGGCTAGGCATGTGTCTTAGTAGCATCAGTATCACCACACCTGTCAGCATCAGAACAGCTCCTATTGACAGAAGGACAAACCCAACCAGAGAGATCACACTCCTAAACAGAATCTCGAATTGCTGAGGGTTCAGTTTGCTGCGCAGATAATCCACAAAGGCATGAATCTGACATAAGCCAAATACACCCAAGGCAGCCATGTGTTCAGATGACAGGACAGGCTACAGGAAAGAACAACAGTCACAGTTAAGGTGCATCCTGTGACAATTAAATAATTTGCCTCTGGCTAATGGTCCCATATAAACCACCACTTAACCACAAAGAATAATCACTAACAGTTGGGCTGAGTACATGGACAATTTTATTCCAGCAAAACTTTGTCTACTTGCCACCTTTTCCATTTGTAAGAGATTTTATTACTTTCTTTACCTGCTAATTTCCTATTCCAACtcaatgggctggttcacatgtaacactaaaccatggttttagcGCTATATACATGAGCGCCAATGAGCTCACGCGAAACTTCAGCCTTCTGTGTGCTCCCTGCTATCATGCAGTTTGTTTCACAGAATCCCAGCTTACTGTTACGTTCAAACCAGGGATTGTGGTTTTAAACAAATTCTGGttagttaaacaacccaggttCAGAACCCATAGCCTGAAGTTAGTTAGGTTGGAAACCTTACAATCTCTGGTGCAGATTCTGTGGAACTGAAAATAAACACTGCAGAAGTCTCCCTGTTatgtgggggagaaagagaggggagggggagtacaCGGGCTCAAGGCTGTACTGGGGCTAAGCATATAACACTAAGCAGCTGTTTAGCATTACATGTCAACCAGCCTATAAGCATTTATCAGACAAAGCCCAAGGATTTGAAACGCCCAAAAACACTACAGTATTTTATGCCtacgttaaaaaaaagagagataatgTGGGTTACTGCATTACAATTGCATTACAATGCAATAACAATCCTCTATTAAATGGGAAATGTTATTTGTGAGCTAAACCCAATGGATTAGCTTAACATTTCACTACAGAGATTTCTATTCCTAGCCAACAAATAAGCacaaaattaaaatcatttaTTTTCCCCAGCATCTCAGGTTTCTCACCTGAAAGCCAACAAAAGAGATCTGCATTGATAAGATGGTTCCTAAGCAATATACTGTGCAATAAGCCACATATATCCGGTGGGAGAATCGTCCAGTCAGCATCAGAACCAGGACATGAAGGGGAATGAGATTAATCAAGAACACATAGCCACCCCATGAAGAAACCtgggaaaagataaaaacagacaTAGCAATTACATCGCCAAATGCTCACCAGACACAAAGAGACTGCTTACCccacaaagaaaattattattaactTCGGAGAAGTTCACAGTTGCCTATTCCTTTCCATGCCAAAGAGATATAATCTTATAGCGGACTTTCACACTGGCTAAAGGATTAAACCTCTTAGACCCTTGTTGAGCCAGTGGTAAAAACAGCTTGGATGTGCCCGATATCACAGATGGTAAAGCTGAGTGACAGTTGCTTAATGCTATAGTTACTATGAAAGGTGTGTCAagttcaacacttaaaacccAGAAGATCACCTTGCTAAGTGGACGATATCGTCATCCCCCCCATTCTGGGGCACCTACTTCCCCCGATCCTTCCCCCTATTCTCTGCCTACCGCTGTCAATCGTGTACAAACTAGCCTAGATGCAGTCTCCTCTTgttaatttccttgtatgtttcctaTTGCACTTTGTTGGCATTTGAAACATACAAGGGCATTGACAAGGCAAATCTATACATATTGGATAGCTGTAAGTGTACATTTGCACACCAATGAAATACAAAAATCTGGAGCCAACTGTTCTAACGGGCTTGGCAAATGAGTGATTGCTCCTGCAATGTACTCTTTGAGCATTGTTTGAGAGGCAGTCACTGGCGAGTGAGGCTTGAGGAGGCATGGGCGGGCAAGATTAGGAAGAGCGGAGGGTTTTTTTTGCCACTCTTACTGAAAGGTTCTGTGCCCAATTGCCACAATCCACAATAAAACTGCTCTCCAGGGTCTGGAGGACACAGACCCCATGGGTTGCCAGGGTATCTTGTGGcctaaaaataagccaccctgtgggaacCTGTCTTGAGTTCACACTAGGTTTTCTTCTCATGTGAGCCCAgtcaatggctgggttcagacaacataacccatactcaagggttgagtgtgggtcGTAGTTCAATTGTGGGTTGTAGTTGAACtgttggttgttgtgttgtctgaacccagccgcgcttacaaaccatggtttgttaaccacgaacatgaagagaacccatggcttgtgaactgtgggttgttcatagtttgttacagacaacacaacaatccaCGGTTCTGCAAGAACCCACattcaacccttgagtgtgggttattgtattgtctgaacccagtccttCACAAAACTGCAACAATGTGACAGCTAAACTGAGTTACAGTGGTTACAGGAGTGCAAAATTTATGCAACATGGGAGATAGTTATAGCCTGAATTTAACTCACTCTTGCCAGTTTTGATGATGGCAAAGCAAGCAGATGCTCATACAGCTGAGAAGTACTTCAAGAAATTGAAAACATTATTTACCATGTAGAAATAGGCAAGTGCACACATGGCTGCCCAATAAATCGAGCCTGTCTTTACAGCTTTAATCCACATGTAGTAGGTCAGAAGCATACAGAATATAGCAATACCTGGAAATAAATGAAGTACAAGAATCAAACTAGTATGTAAATGTTGCTAATCCCGCATACCCATATGAAGAACCATCCATTTCCACTTGTCAATATGCACGGGACTTTAAACTCTGATCTCACCTTCATTGTCATAGGATCCAGCAACAGAACGGGAGATATAGCCAGGCACCACAGCAATCATTGCAGCTGCCAAGAGGCCTGCTCCTGCATCCTAGCCAGAGAAAAGAAGATAGGTTTGATTGCTAGGACTCAACAACCATCTCCAGGCTGAGCATCTAGAGGCTCAGAAAATCTTTGTGTCCGTGAATACATTGGAAGCTTGTAAAAATCACACTTATCTTGGATAGCTCAGGCTATCCTTCAAGATACACCAACACAGAGGTTCCCAGTTCGTCTTCCCTCTTGAACCCCAGTATCCATGTTAACACCTGTACAGGCCGAATGTCAGAGAGGTTGCAGAATTCCCTTCATCTGCATAACATCCAGGTTTGCAAACAGGGAGGACAGGCTGCTTAATGCAGATATTGTTGTTACAAAATAAGGAACTTTGTGTGCAAAATTTCATATTTTGTACATCACGTATCTGAATGTAAGGCCAAATGCACAACATTCAGTGCCTGGGAAACCTTGATTAAGCCATAACTAATCAATatcaatttattaatttattagcaAGCATTAGAAACTAACAATACCAATATCAGCTCTTTTGCAATAGCACAAAAATAAATCGAGCATTAGAAAGTCAGCTATGATCCTGGTAACTTTTCTCTATCCTTGTTTTTACCTTGAGTTCTTTGGTGAGGTGATACGTTACTATGGTggtgaaggaggagaaaaggggagcCAGGAAAACACACACGTTTCTGATGTCAATTGTAATATGGAAGAAGTGCAGAACATGATAGATCGCTGCTGATGTAATCATTAAGCCTGAAAGAAAGAGATGCCATAGCAACGTGTCACTGATTTCCTAGAAGCAAAAGAGCAGAATTGAGCAAGTGTAGGAGCTGGGAGACCTGAACCAAATGTGGTCCACTGAAGGATGACGTCTGGCCTCCAAGTGGCCAACTACAGGCTCTCTGATATTCGTAGGGGGTTTGCTTTAAATGAGAATGCAGCATTCTGTCCAGCTGCAGCTCTACTTGGCAGATACATGGCAGAATATTCCAATATCCCCCAATATCTCTGGCCAGTATCCAACAGCTTCCACCCACAGAATGTTAGGAAAGGACTGAACTAAAATTCTGTGCTATTACCCCACACAGTGTACCTATATTCAAGAAACAGCAATCATTTACCTGGATAGATAGTTCCACCAATAATCCTCCCCAATGGATACCATGCTCTATCATCAAACCAGTTGTGAAATTTGTAGAAACCCTCTTCTGCCAGGAAGCGAGTTGTGCGGTAGTTAAAATACCTGCAATAGCAACAGAAGTCTGAGTCACTTTCCAATTGGACATTGCTGTTTGCTGCTCCTCATATTACAATCTAGCCTTAAGCTAAGCTGCTTGTGTAGAAGCGCTGCCAAATCTAATATACAAAGTAGTGCCAATTTATtgttgagcttttttttttagtcaGGAAATAAGATTCTTACTAGATCCAAACACAAACACTCCAAATGCATAAACAAACATTTAGCTAAGAATTCACTTCTCCGCAGTCAACCAGGAGCACCCAGCTTTATGTTCCATTTCTAATGGATTATTGCACACTATTTAACATGGTACAATACATATTGCATTACCTTATAAAAGCTTCATACTGGATGTCGGCAGCTGAAGAAGTTTAAGCATTTTCATGCAGTCTATTAATTTTGAAGAATGGAATTCCAGTTGGCCTCACTGCTTTagatattattttattagatCCAGATGGATCTGCCTATAACATATTCCAATTCAACTGCAAAATTCATTGAAGCTAAGCCTATTAAAATGTTCTCCAGAAAAACTCTCCATCATTGATACATTTTGAAGCCCTATTATTGAAGCAGAACAATCTGCTTCATCATTCTTTTAAGTCAAACACACTGCAGGATAAGAACACAATCTGTGTTGTACACAACAGGACATCCGAACTCTCAAATCAAAACAGACTAACAGAGGCAAGAGGGATACGTACGGATCAAATTCGTGAATGACACTCTCAAATCTTAGCACAGAGAAGAGTCTGGTAGAGAAAGctgcaaaagaaacaaaagaaagaaatattcatGCACTTACACAGATTAATTGGTTTTAACACTGGATCTACTGTAGGAAGCTTGgaacacaatcctatgggatTGCTGCTTGTTAGACTGACGCCCCCGATCTTAGAGGCTTCCTAGTATCCGGCACCATGCCAGGCTGCTGCCAGCAACACAGGTGGTGCAATGGAGGTGGTTTtcacctctctgtcctccttttaaatTTTTCCCTCTTGACAGGCATCTGAGCAGGAATGGAGCTGAAAAGACCGTAAGATAGAGCAGATCCTGACCTCTCCTCTCCCACCACAACACCCCCTTTCTTTACATGTATGAGTTCCTCCAAGGTTGCTGTTGCAATCTCAAAAAGCAAAGACTGCAGTTCTTTCTGCAGTGGTTGCGAGGGATCAGGATTGGATCTCAAAGTCCCCCTCCTGAAGTCATAGGAGAGGGGAGGCTTTGAGAGGGagaatctgaaaaatcctatgcccCTGGAAATTTTTAGAGTCATCAGATAAACATCTAGTGTAGGGGAAGTAAACCTGAAGTCCAAGCACCAAGATCCAAGATGCAATGCAAGAAGACTATAGCCATATATCATCCTTTCCAattagaggtttttttaaaaagctcagaCTTACATAGCACAGCTGCCATTGATAGAATGAGGAGCTTGAGGAGggtgtcctgcttttcataggaCAAGCGGAGGAAGCCTAACTTGGTCATTTTGGCGAAGGCAGCAACAAACCGTATTTAAACACCTggaaggaaaacagaaacaaaagatgAGCAGTTAAGAAAATGTGAACAAGTGCAACTAATCTTCAAACTCTCTAACTTATAGCATTACAAGCAAATATGTTTCTTATTACGGGTCATTTGTTCATCCTTgtcagggtgtgtatgtgtgcaagaTGTATGCAAGATATACTGATGGATAGCCCAATATCTCTAAAAATTACCATGCTTTTTGACAAAGTTGAACTAACCCCCATCACACATCTCACTACCCCCAAATAGGATGCTTTAGAAACAGATCTATATGTACCACAGCAATGTCAAAACAGGAGTATGCCCTGTTTGTTGATGAGAAGAGCATTCATTCAATCAAGCTCTAGAGAGGAGGTATATTCTCTATAGGAGTCTGGactgaatgtgcagagtgtgcacAGTTATTGTTCGTAGCTCTATATATCTCAATTACACCCCAGAAAGTGAATGAATAATTGCGATACAGTATTTTATACTTGATAATTGTCCAAAGATAGTATAAAACTGAAAAAGGGACAGGGTGAAAAGATGCTTTCTATGTCTCTTTGATGCTATGGTTATCTACTTAATGTGATTTTTGCAGATCCAGAGATATGCTTTTATGTTAAAGTTCCTTTATAGAGAGCCCTATCTAAAGGAGGTGGGGAGTGCATTTTTTGTTGGATGTGTTCATGTGCTAAGAGGCTGTGGCTAAATGCACTTTCCAAGGATGAGCGCACCAAGTGCAGACACAGCATGGAAATCTGTGTGTGCGATCAGCCCACATATTGATCTGTACGTAGACATGTATTCCATGAATTTCTCTGTAGGGAATTCCGAACATGTAAAggaaaatgttctgtggaactAGGAATATTTGCAATGAGGCAATATAAAACAGATGTGGTGaataagaaaaaaggaaatgtttgCACAAACAGCATACTGGATTGCAAAAATGAAAATGCTTTATACCAAGTTATCAGTCCAACTTAGTCCAATTGCTGCCTTACATTGATTTCCCAAGGCCTCAGTGCATGGGTACTTCCCAGTTCTGATATCTGAGAGACTTTTAATTGGAGATTCTGGGTACTGAACCTGgatccttttgcatgcaaaatatatgACGTTTTACTACTATGGCCCCTGTGAAGAAGTTGCCAACCAAGTAGGGAAGGACTGTCTCACAACTTTTGCAAGGCTGAAAAATTTTGGGGAACTGGACAGTGTTCCCAACAAAGGAACAATCTATGCTCTCTATCTGTGCAAACGGAAAATGTGGCAACAGTACCACTTTAGATTTTAGTGGGCGGGAAAATCACGTTTAAGTTCCTCTTacctcacccttccccaacctggtgccctcctgatgtctggactacaactcccaccattcctgtcCAGTGACCATGCTAGCCAGgggtgctgggaattgaagtccaaaacatctggaaggcaccaagttggggaaagttgcctTAGCTTTTAAAGAAATCCCCATCTTAAGAAAACTAACGGAATACGGAGGCGACTAGCCTGCATCCTTCTCCCCTGATGTGCTATTTTCCTACTTGCAGGGAGGCTCTGTGCGTGGGTTTCATTGCGTCCTTCACGTTTTACACCTTCGGTTTTCTAGTTCCCTGCAAGCAGAAAGCTAGCACATCGGGGAAAGAGGCTAACCCTCTCCCAAGCATGGGCTAGTTTTCTCCCTGCAGGGACGCGCGTGTTTTTAAGAGGTGGAGGGGCGTTGGAAAACGGCACGGTCCGTTCTGCCGCCTCAGGGCGCCCCGTAGGCCAGTTGCGCGGGGGGAGCCCATTGCCagccagccaccagcctccccacaGCCGTCGCCCCCATCCATTCCCTCAGGCCTCCTTTTCCCTCAGGACACGGTAGTCATGGCTGAAGCGGCGGCAACCGCTGCCACCGCCCACGGGCCCTGCGGTGGCGACGGCACCTTCCGTCTGCAGGCGCCGTTTCCTCACCTGGGACCCCGGAGCCGCTCTCCGTCCCGCTCCCTCAGCCATCCGCTCCACGCGCACCCACTCCCTGCGGCATCGCCGGCCCGCCTCCCCGGACCCAGTTCTGAAGACGTCATTGGGGGAAACGCGCGTCTGTCACCCTCAAGGGCCCGCCTTACGGGGGAGACTACAGGACGAGGGCGGCGTCCGTCAGCCGAGAGGAAGTTTGAGAGACGCGCTCGGCCGCCTGCGCCTCCGATTGGCGAGAAACGGCGACGACGGGGACGGTTGtcttggagggaaggagggagtttGGTTGAGGCGCGAGCAGTGACGTGTCGCTCTTGGGTGATGGGGCAGAGGCGGATTTGGGCAGGGGGCGTGGCTAGGGGTGATCACGTGGCAGGATACGCTGGAGTGCGGGGAGAGGCTGCGAATGGAAGGTGGGAGAAGGGGATCGAGGCCCTAGTCTGTGCCCATAGCAGTGGCTACTCTTCCAAGGGTGCCTAGTGGAAGAAAAGACGTGGAATGCAAGGGTAAAATCCAGCCTAGGTCCTACTTGGAGGAGACCCgtttaaatgaatgggatgtcATGTcaaacttaaatcccattcattttaatgggtctactctaagtaggttcAAAGCACCCGTCCTATGTAgccttacttaggagtaagcccatATTCTTGCTGCCCATATattcctgcctggaccctaagatcgtcttctcgatccaaagggagaggcaggtaagaaataaataaatatttattattattattattattattattattattattattattattattattattattcagagacTCTTCACCAAGTATTTTTTACTGGTCCAGAGTGGTTAAATAGAGAAATGCATATCATGGCACGGGCTGTACTAAATATTATGGAAAGGAAATCTAAACGAGCAGCTTCTGATGATTATTGCTTTTCAATACCATCTGACAGCCGAAGCTTTTTTGCAACAGCAGCTGCACAACTAGCATAACTTGTAGTATGGCTCTTGGAAGGCAAGGCTTCCAACAAAGAGGATAGGACTGCCAGGCAGGAATTACCTCTTTTTAAAGAACTGATCCAAACTAAGGCACCTCATTGATTTAACGTAATCTTAGCCACGTTATACTGGATTATAACATAGCTAGGATTAAGATAAACTGAAGAGGTGCCTTAGCACACATAATTCAACAAGGCTTTCTTCCAAGCACGGGCACTTGGAACTGCAGTTATTTGTTCTTTTGATAAAGCAACCCCTAGTAGGGGACATATTGAGAAAGCCTAAGTTCAAAAGAAACCAACAGGACTTGCAGCAAAATCCTGCcctgtggagtgctcctgttcatggCTGGCTACCATCCTGCTCtcatccaggatactccattccattccccttctcctctgGGTTTTCCATTTCTTCCCTCTTCAACAGTCAGCATTccccatggctactagtcatgggtCAGTCTCATCAAGCTGGTTTTGGCCatcctcctcccaccaccaccagtgctctccccccctctttcttaaagattccccaccccttctgcaGCCCTTGGGGTTTTTCCATGCTTACCAATACCTCTGTCTTGTAtgtggagaatcatagaatcatagaatagcagagttggaaggggcctacaaggccatctagtccaaccccctgctcaatgcaggaatccaccctaaagcatccctgacagatggttgtccagctgcctcttgaatgcctctagtgtgctaTGTTAGTTACAGAAGGACTAGTCCTGAACCcaggaactctgggttgcttaggttttagagttaacccaacaattgcccatAGTATGCTATTTAGATCACTCTGTGTTGTTTAActtatgaacaacccagagttctgggttcggaTATCACAATAAACCAGGTTGCTgattgaaaacagaagcaaaaagcACGTACGAGGTAACATTCATTCCTGctcagcaatt
This DNA window, taken from Elgaria multicarinata webbii isolate HBS135686 ecotype San Diego chromosome 12, rElgMul1.1.pri, whole genome shotgun sequence, encodes the following:
- the STT3A gene encoding dolichyl-diphosphooligosaccharide--protein glycosyltransferase subunit STT3A, which encodes MTKLGFLRLSYEKQDTLLKLLILSMAAVLSFSTRLFSVLRFESVIHEFDPYFNYRTTRFLAEEGFYKFHNWFDDRAWYPLGRIIGGTIYPGLMITSAAIYHVLHFFHITIDIRNVCVFLAPLFSSFTTIVTYHLTKELKDAGAGLLAAAMIAVVPGYISRSVAGSYDNEGIAIFCMLLTYYMWIKAVKTGSIYWAAMCALAYFYMVSSWGGYVFLINLIPLHVLVLMLTGRFSHRIYVAYCTVYCLGTILSMQISFVGFQPVLSSEHMAALGVFGLCQIHAFVDYLRSKLNPQQFEILFRSVISLVGFVLLSIGAVLMLTGKISPWTGRFYSLLDPSYAKNNIPIIASVSEHQPTTWSSYYFDLQLLVFMFPVGLYYCFSNLSDARIFIIMYGVTSMYFSAVMVRLMLVLAPVMCILSGIGVSQVLSTYMKNLDISRPDKKTKKQQDSTYPIKNEVASGMILVMAFFLITYTFHSTWVTSEAYSSPSIVLSARGGDGSRIIFDDFREAYYWLRHNTPEDAKVMSWWDYGYQITAMANRTILVDNNTWNNTHISRVGQAMASTEERAYEIMRELDVSYVLVIFGGLTGYSSDDINKFLWMVRIGGSTDTGKHIKEHDYYTSTGEFRVDREGSPVLLNCLMYKMCYYRFGQVYTEAKRPPGYDRVRNAEIGNKDFELDVLEEAYTTEHWLVRIYKVKDLDNRGLSRT